The following coding sequences are from one Bradyrhizobium sp. 200 window:
- the ugpC gene encoding sn-glycerol-3-phosphate ABC transporter ATP-binding protein UgpC, translated as MAAISLSKLNKHYGSLFHAVKDVDLEIADKEFVALVGPSGCGKSTTLRMIAGLEDVTSGDIRIGGKVVNHLPPRDRDVAMVFQNYALYQHMSVYDNLAFGLRNKKTAEAEIKAAIDRAAGMLGLHDLLQRKPRQLSGGQQQRVALGRCIVRNPQVFLFDEPLSNLDAKLRAQMRIEIKRLHAEIPTTSVFVTHDQVEAMTLGDRVVIMRDGRVQQIGTPLQVYGKPANKFVAGFIGAPAMNFIDVTVRSEAGTVSVESEGLRLTVGPALAAHHGRRVILGMRPEHLVLGDVTPGLGFDARVEVVEQLGSEILLETRVGSDSVTVARVPAETAIARGDQVRLSAQAGRLHFFDRETELPISRA; from the coding sequence ATGGCAGCAATCTCACTGAGCAAGCTCAACAAGCATTATGGCTCGCTGTTTCACGCCGTGAAGGACGTCGATCTCGAGATTGCCGACAAGGAATTCGTGGCGCTGGTCGGCCCGTCCGGCTGCGGCAAGTCGACGACGCTGCGCATGATCGCAGGGCTGGAAGACGTCACCAGCGGCGATATCCGGATCGGCGGCAAGGTGGTCAACCATCTGCCGCCGCGCGACCGCGACGTCGCCATGGTGTTCCAGAACTACGCGCTCTACCAGCATATGAGCGTCTACGACAATCTGGCTTTCGGCCTGCGCAACAAGAAGACCGCGGAAGCCGAGATCAAGGCGGCGATCGACCGCGCCGCCGGCATGCTCGGGCTGCATGATCTCCTGCAGCGCAAGCCCAGGCAATTGTCGGGCGGTCAGCAGCAGCGCGTCGCGCTCGGCCGCTGCATCGTGCGCAATCCGCAGGTGTTTTTGTTCGACGAGCCGCTGTCGAACCTAGATGCCAAGCTGCGCGCGCAGATGCGCATCGAGATCAAGCGCCTTCATGCGGAGATTCCAACGACCTCGGTGTTCGTGACCCACGACCAGGTCGAGGCCATGACGCTGGGCGACCGCGTCGTCATCATGCGCGACGGCAGGGTTCAGCAGATCGGCACCCCGCTGCAGGTGTACGGCAAGCCGGCCAACAAGTTCGTCGCGGGCTTCATCGGCGCGCCCGCGATGAATTTCATCGACGTCACCGTGCGCAGCGAAGCCGGCACCGTGTCGGTCGAGAGCGAGGGTCTTCGGTTGACGGTCGGGCCGGCGCTCGCGGCCCATCACGGCCGCCGCGTGATCCTGGGCATGCGGCCGGAACATCTCGTACTCGGCGATGTCACACCTGGCCTTGGCTTCGATGCCCGCGTCGAGGTCGTCGAACAGCTTGGTTCCGAGATCCTGCTGGAGACGAGGGTAGGGAGCGACAGCGTCACCGTCGCCCGCGTGCCTGCGGAAACTGCGATTGCGCGCGGCGATCAGGTTCGCCTGTCGGCGCAGGCCGGCCGCCTGCATTTCTTCGATCGCGAGACCGAGCTGCCGATTTCCAGAGCATGA
- a CDS encoding extracellular solute-binding protein, whose amino-acid sequence MQGLARWFVAATAALVAATGSAAAQVKELRIGYQPSPIQDASIAMFEAWGAKNGVKIVKVPNSYGVYVEKMTASLTSNADQYDVIWHNDDWGQTWAHLLEPMDDVEANKFADKWSMAPVVFANAEGKNTVVPMGQTFSVFFYRSDLVKPEEVPKTLEQLITTSKKLQADGKVKFGYVGGMTMNHSWFSWFWSMWGNNCDVLMPAYERDNKVLAANGWKSGMTEPCMQQTVEYWWDAINVHKISPRGMPAYDRNEANAIFMSGDASFTVADSLWWGTFNDPAKSKVAGKVAAARFPLGPNRTRPFAWDDIWGWAIPKSISPERKKLAKQMLEAMMLDEEGQTKLFKATGAPPPNTTFWPKIAAEDPFMKLLKESVLDSPDKVRGAYYFPQWPAVHKAFNDTVTRAVTGKREDIARVLAEGAPLVSKAAQ is encoded by the coding sequence ATGCAGGGACTGGCAAGATGGTTCGTTGCGGCGACGGCGGCCCTGGTGGCTGCGACCGGCAGTGCCGCCGCACAGGTGAAGGAGCTGCGGATCGGCTACCAGCCGAGCCCGATCCAGGATGCCTCGATTGCGATGTTCGAGGCCTGGGGCGCCAAGAACGGCGTCAAGATCGTCAAGGTGCCGAATTCCTACGGCGTCTATGTCGAGAAAATGACGGCTTCGCTGACCTCGAACGCCGACCAGTACGACGTCATCTGGCACAATGATGATTGGGGCCAGACCTGGGCGCATTTGCTGGAGCCGATGGACGATGTCGAGGCGAACAAATTCGCCGACAAATGGAGCATGGCCCCGGTCGTGTTCGCCAATGCGGAAGGCAAGAACACCGTCGTGCCGATGGGACAGACCTTCAGCGTGTTCTTCTACCGCTCCGATCTGGTCAAGCCGGAAGAGGTGCCGAAGACGCTGGAACAGCTCATTACAACCAGCAAGAAGCTGCAGGCCGACGGCAAGGTCAAGTTCGGCTATGTCGGTGGCATGACGATGAACCATAGCTGGTTTAGCTGGTTCTGGTCGATGTGGGGCAACAATTGCGACGTGTTGATGCCGGCCTATGAGCGCGACAACAAGGTGCTCGCAGCCAACGGATGGAAGTCCGGCATGACCGAGCCATGCATGCAGCAGACCGTCGAATATTGGTGGGACGCCATCAACGTCCACAAGATATCGCCGCGCGGCATGCCGGCCTATGATCGCAACGAGGCCAACGCCATCTTCATGTCCGGCGATGCCTCGTTCACCGTCGCCGACTCGCTGTGGTGGGGGACGTTCAACGACCCGGCCAAATCCAAGGTGGCCGGCAAGGTCGCCGCCGCGCGCTTCCCGCTCGGTCCCAACCGCACCAGGCCGTTCGCCTGGGACGATATCTGGGGCTGGGCGATCCCGAAGTCGATTTCGCCGGAGCGCAAGAAGCTCGCCAAGCAGATGCTGGAAGCGATGATGCTCGACGAGGAAGGTCAGACCAAACTCTTCAAGGCGACCGGCGCGCCGCCGCCCAACACCACGTTCTGGCCGAAGATTGCCGCCGAAGATCCCTTCATGAAGCTCTTGAAGGAATCGGTGCTGGATTCCCCCGACAAGGTGCGCGGCGCCTATTACTTCCCGCAATGGCCCGCCGTGCACAAGGCGTTCAACGACACCGTCACCAGGGCCGTCACCGGCAAGCGCGAGGACATCGCAAGGGTGCTTGCCGAGGGCGCACCGCTGGTCAGCAAGGCCGCGCAATAG
- a CDS encoding carbohydrate ABC transporter permease encodes MAMVNRSEFLPWLPPMGRKTLFALVVAFICFAFAFPVLWLILTSLRPESGVYYVHRGTEFTLGSFAEVLSDERIVAAFLNSALISTLATVFSLLVTVSSGYMLSRFTGPASRLWFGTIYVFRCVPYISWVLPLYFVTQSWGIYDTYTGLLLPHIAVHICFFSWLMKGFFDGIDPSMEYAAMIDGCTRWGAFIRVAVPSALPAISALAVLCWLFTWNEFLFALILTGNRVPMITVVMAQFVTEMGLRWNLMAATAVMALVPAFLIALFGQKYVIRGLRI; translated from the coding sequence ATGGCCATGGTGAACCGCTCCGAATTCCTGCCGTGGCTGCCGCCGATGGGTCGCAAGACGCTGTTCGCGCTGGTGGTCGCTTTCATCTGCTTTGCGTTCGCCTTTCCGGTGCTGTGGCTGATCCTGACCTCGCTGCGACCGGAATCCGGCGTCTACTACGTTCATCGCGGCACCGAATTCACGCTCGGCAGCTTTGCCGAGGTGCTGAGCGACGAGCGGATCGTCGCAGCCTTCCTCAACAGCGCGCTGATCTCGACGCTCGCGACCGTGTTCTCGCTGCTGGTGACGGTCTCGAGCGGCTATATGCTGTCGCGCTTCACGGGGCCGGCCTCGCGGCTCTGGTTCGGGACCATCTATGTGTTCCGCTGCGTGCCCTACATCTCCTGGGTATTGCCGCTGTATTTCGTGACGCAAAGCTGGGGCATCTACGACACCTACACCGGACTGCTGCTGCCGCATATCGCGGTGCATATCTGCTTCTTCTCCTGGCTGATGAAGGGCTTTTTCGACGGCATCGACCCGTCGATGGAATACGCCGCGATGATCGACGGCTGCACGCGATGGGGAGCCTTCATCCGCGTCGCAGTGCCGTCGGCACTGCCGGCGATCTCGGCGCTCGCCGTGCTGTGCTGGCTGTTTACCTGGAACGAGTTCCTGTTCGCGCTGATCCTGACCGGCAACCGCGTACCGATGATCACCGTTGTCATGGCGCAGTTCGTCACCGAGATGGGGCTGCGCTGGAACCTGATGGCGGCGACCGCGGTCATGGCGCTGGTGCCGGCCTTCTTGATCGCATTGTTCGGACAGAAATACGTGATCCGGGGTTTAAGGATTTAG
- a CDS encoding sugar ABC transporter permease, with amino-acid sequence MSASRRPMFGEQQRFVLLLIAPAALLLLLFQVVPIVIGANASFRDWALYNPKKTWIGFDHYVAVITDPAFLYVVLPNTFVFMVLSVAGALVVGLALALLLNRPFRGQKLVQTILLVPLMVAPVIAAIMIRWIFNDQFGIVNVVLEAIGLEGQPWLVQRWSAFGIILLTDIWLWTPWFTLLLLAGLQSLPKEPFEAAAIDGTTAWRVFRYLTLPMLRPVIVVCVVIRAIDAFRTFDIVWTLTGGGPGRSTELFSLYAYVHAFLNLDLGRGSAAAIIGGLIILVIGVVLYRLVDRIAKA; translated from the coding sequence TTGTCGGCATCACGGCGTCCCATGTTCGGCGAGCAACAGCGGTTCGTGCTGCTTCTGATCGCGCCGGCTGCGCTGTTGCTGCTGCTGTTTCAGGTCGTGCCGATCGTGATCGGCGCCAACGCCAGCTTTCGCGACTGGGCGCTCTATAATCCCAAAAAGACCTGGATCGGTTTCGACCACTATGTCGCCGTGATAACGGATCCGGCGTTCCTTTACGTGGTGCTGCCGAACACCTTCGTGTTCATGGTGCTCAGCGTCGCCGGCGCGCTAGTCGTCGGCCTTGCGCTGGCGCTGCTGCTCAACCGTCCATTCCGCGGACAAAAGCTGGTGCAGACGATCCTGCTGGTGCCGCTGATGGTCGCGCCGGTCATCGCCGCGATCATGATCCGTTGGATATTCAACGACCAGTTCGGCATCGTGAACGTGGTGCTGGAGGCGATTGGGCTCGAGGGGCAGCCCTGGCTGGTGCAGCGCTGGAGCGCCTTCGGCATCATCCTTCTCACCGACATCTGGCTGTGGACGCCATGGTTTACGCTGCTGTTGCTCGCAGGCCTGCAGAGCCTGCCGAAGGAGCCGTTCGAGGCCGCCGCCATCGACGGCACCACCGCCTGGCGCGTGTTTCGCTACCTGACGCTGCCGATGCTGCGCCCGGTGATCGTGGTCTGCGTGGTGATCCGCGCCATCGACGCCTTCCGCACTTTCGATATCGTGTGGACGCTGACCGGCGGCGGGCCCGGGCGCTCGACCGAATTGTTCAGCCTCTATGCCTATGTCCACGCCTTCCTCAACCTCGATCTCGGCCGCGGTTCGGCAGCGGCCATCATCGGCGGGCTGATCATTCTCGTGATCGGCGTGGTGCTCTATCGCCTCGTCGACCGCATCGCAAAGGCTTGA
- a CDS encoding MarR family winged helix-turn-helix transcriptional regulator: MIKAVATAVETAERSAGQTPVQPLYLEALTLVERLHRRLLDVIKDEFDRRGRADINSVQALLLYNIGDKELTAGELRTRGYYLGSNVSYNLKKLVELGFLDHQRSRVDRRSVRIRLTAQGQEIRKIVDALYQKHVKTVEQVGGISNEEFATLNKSLHRLERFWTDQILYRL, encoded by the coding sequence ATGATCAAAGCCGTTGCAACGGCGGTGGAAACCGCTGAACGCTCTGCCGGTCAAACTCCGGTGCAGCCGCTCTATCTGGAAGCGTTGACTTTGGTGGAACGGCTGCACCGCCGCTTGCTCGACGTCATCAAGGACGAATTCGATCGCCGCGGCCGCGCCGACATCAATTCGGTGCAGGCTTTGCTGCTCTACAACATCGGCGACAAGGAGCTCACCGCGGGCGAGCTGCGCACGCGCGGTTACTATCTCGGCTCCAACGTCTCCTATAACCTCAAGAAGCTCGTCGAACTCGGCTTCCTCGATCATCAGCGCTCCCGCGTCGATCGCCGTTCGGTCCGCATCCGCCTGACCGCGCAGGGCCAGGAAATCCGCAAGATCGTCGATGCGCTCTACCAGAAGCACGTCAAGACGGTGGAGCAGGTCGGTGGCATCTCCAACGAGGAGTTCGCGACGCTGAACAAGTCGCTGCACCGCCTCGAGCGGTTCTGGACCGACCAGATCCTGTATCGGCTCTGA
- a CDS encoding DUF6163 family protein, with product MSDASARDQGRDKAMSMAAMASERIEPDDNVWTRRLVLFLRIMAVISILKGLYHWAQVTGFIGGEEEAFENQSMAWQTATVYFAVIELVAAVGLWLATPWGAVVWLTTVVSMAVIELMFPGIYGGSLVIVGIEAVMLAAYLALAWMAARERPP from the coding sequence ATGTCTGATGCGTCGGCGCGGGATCAGGGGCGGGACAAGGCCATGTCGATGGCGGCGATGGCGTCGGAGCGGATCGAGCCCGATGACAATGTGTGGACGCGGCGGCTGGTGCTGTTCCTGCGCATCATGGCCGTCATCTCGATCCTGAAGGGCCTTTACCACTGGGCCCAGGTGACGGGATTTATCGGCGGCGAGGAAGAGGCGTTCGAGAACCAGTCGATGGCCTGGCAGACCGCCACCGTCTATTTCGCCGTCATCGAACTCGTCGCCGCGGTCGGGCTGTGGCTTGCGACGCCCTGGGGCGCGGTCGTGTGGCTGACGACCGTGGTGTCGATGGCGGTGATCGAACTGATGTTTCCGGGAATCTACGGCGGCAGTCTCGTGATTGTGGGGATCGAGGCCGTGATGCTGGCCGCCTATCTCGCACTCGCCTGGATGGCCGCGCGCGAACGCCCGCCGTAG
- the hemB gene encoding porphobilinogen synthase, producing the protein MAIKFGRPIEMRDAPRRQTALAATPLDLAIRPRRNRKAEWARRLVRENVLTTNDLIWPMFVVDGNNTRTPVASMPGVDRLTVDQAVRDAERAMKLDIPCIALFPYTDPSLRDENGSEALNPNNLVCQSVRAIKKEFPDLGVLCDVALDPFTSHGHDGLIEDGEILNDETVAVLVRQALVQAEAGCDVIAPSDMMDGRVGAIREALDEAGFLDVQIMSYAAKYASAFYGPFRDAIGSAKTLTGDKRTYQMDSANSDEALREVELDIAEGADMVMVKPGMPYLDVVRRVKDTFAMPTFVYQVSGEYAMIAGAANNGWIDGDRAMMESLLGFKRAGADGILTYFAPKAAERLRRGE; encoded by the coding sequence ATGGCGATCAAATTCGGGCGTCCGATCGAAATGCGCGACGCGCCGCGGCGGCAGACCGCCCTCGCCGCGACCCCGCTCGACCTGGCGATCCGTCCCCGCCGCAACCGCAAGGCGGAATGGGCGCGGCGGCTGGTGCGCGAAAACGTGCTCACCACCAACGACCTGATCTGGCCGATGTTCGTGGTCGACGGCAACAACACGCGCACGCCGGTGGCCTCGATGCCCGGCGTCGACCGCCTCACCGTCGATCAGGCGGTGCGCGACGCCGAGCGCGCGATGAAGCTAGACATCCCCTGCATCGCGCTGTTCCCCTATACCGATCCGTCCCTGCGCGACGAGAACGGTTCCGAAGCGCTCAACCCGAACAATCTGGTCTGCCAGTCGGTGCGCGCCATCAAGAAGGAATTCCCTGATCTCGGCGTGCTGTGCGACGTCGCGCTGGATCCCTTCACCAGCCACGGCCATGACGGGCTGATCGAGGACGGCGAGATCCTCAACGACGAGACGGTGGCGGTGCTGGTGCGGCAGGCGTTGGTGCAGGCCGAAGCCGGCTGCGACGTCATTGCACCGTCCGACATGATGGACGGCCGCGTCGGCGCGATCCGCGAAGCACTCGACGAGGCCGGCTTCCTCGACGTGCAGATCATGTCCTACGCCGCGAAATACGCCAGCGCCTTCTACGGCCCGTTCCGCGACGCCATTGGTTCCGCAAAGACACTGACCGGCGACAAGCGCACCTACCAGATGGACAGCGCCAATTCCGACGAGGCGCTCCGCGAGGTCGAACTCGACATCGCCGAGGGCGCCGACATGGTGATGGTGAAACCCGGCATGCCCTATCTCGACGTGGTGCGGCGGGTGAAGGATACGTTCGCGATGCCGACCTTCGTCTATCAGGTATCAGGCGAATACGCGATGATCGCAGGCGCCGCCAACAATGGCTGGATCGACGGCGACCGCGCGATGATGGAAAGCCTGCTCGGCTTCAAGCGCGCCGGCGCGGACGGGATTTTGACGTATTTTGCGCCGAAGGCCGCGGAGAGATTGAGAAGGGGCGAGTAG
- a CDS encoding RDD family protein, with the protein MSYSGSGNTGGGASGGPSSAGGPSSAGGAWRSDGGVPPHAFDPDLQPELFRGVLTRRVFAFLIDLVVLSVPVILGYIFIAVFGVITLGLGWMLFWLAWPATIVWAIVYYGASIGGPHSATMGMRAMDLEVRTWYGAPGYFVLGACHAVLYWVSISFLTPLVLLVGLFNGRRRLLHDIILGTVVINSSVRTQVAPSARSSY; encoded by the coding sequence ATGTCTTATAGCGGCTCTGGCAATACCGGCGGCGGTGCTTCTGGCGGCCCTTCAAGTGCCGGCGGCCCTTCAAGTGCTGGCGGCGCCTGGCGAAGCGACGGCGGGGTACCGCCGCATGCGTTCGATCCCGATCTGCAGCCGGAACTGTTTCGCGGCGTGCTCACCCGGCGGGTGTTTGCGTTCCTGATCGACCTCGTCGTGCTGTCGGTTCCTGTCATCCTCGGCTACATCTTCATTGCCGTGTTCGGCGTCATCACGCTCGGGCTCGGCTGGATGCTGTTCTGGCTGGCGTGGCCGGCCACCATCGTGTGGGCGATCGTCTATTACGGCGCCTCGATCGGCGGCCCGCATTCGGCTACCATGGGCATGCGCGCGATGGATCTCGAGGTGCGCACCTGGTACGGCGCACCGGGCTATTTCGTGCTCGGCGCCTGTCATGCCGTGCTGTATTGGGTCTCGATCTCGTTCCTGACGCCGCTGGTGCTGCTGGTCGGCCTGTTCAACGGCCGCCGTCGGCTGCTGCACGACATCATCCTGGGAACCGTGGTCATCAACAGCTCGGTTCGTACCCAGGTAGCGCCGTCGGCACGCAGCAGCTACTGA
- a CDS encoding arginyltransferase — MTQHSRDTPQFYLTAPSPCPYLPGRHERKVFTHLVGDKAGDLNDLLTHGGFRRSQSIAYRPACDQCRACVSVRVVANEFRPSRNFKKVLARNSDIVGEQRSAVPTSEQYSVFRAYLDRRHRHGGMADMTVLDYAMMVEDSHVETRIIEYRKRGVDTGITGRGEELIAVALTDVLSDGLSMVYSFFEPSQQARSLGTFMILDHITRARRLGLPYVYLGYWIEGSKKMDYKGRFLPQQRLAPSGWLRVDASGEVPSEPQD; from the coding sequence GTGACCCAGCATTCGCGTGACACCCCGCAATTCTACCTGACGGCGCCCTCGCCCTGCCCCTATCTACCGGGCCGGCACGAGCGCAAGGTGTTCACGCATCTGGTCGGCGACAAGGCCGGCGACCTCAACGACCTCCTGACCCATGGCGGCTTCCGCCGCAGCCAGTCGATCGCCTACCGCCCGGCCTGCGACCAGTGCCGCGCCTGCGTTTCCGTGCGTGTCGTCGCCAACGAATTCCGGCCCTCGCGCAACTTCAAGAAAGTCCTGGCGCGCAATTCCGACATCGTCGGCGAACAGCGCAGCGCGGTGCCGACGTCGGAGCAGTATTCCGTGTTCCGCGCCTATCTCGACAGGCGGCACCGCCACGGCGGCATGGCCGACATGACCGTGCTCGACTACGCGATGATGGTGGAAGACAGCCATGTCGAAACCCGCATCATCGAATACCGCAAACGCGGCGTCGATACCGGCATCACCGGGCGCGGCGAGGAGCTGATTGCGGTGGCGCTGACCGACGTGCTCAGCGACGGGCTGTCGATGGTGTACTCGTTCTTCGAGCCGTCGCAGCAGGCCCGCTCGCTCGGCACCTTCATGATCCTCGATCATATCACCCGCGCCCGCAGGCTGGGGCTGCCTTACGTCTATCTCGGCTACTGGATCGAAGGCTCCAAGAAGATGGACTACAAGGGCCGCTTCCTGCCGCAGCAGCGGCTGGCGCCGTCAGGCTGGCTTCGCGTGGACGCATCAGGGGAAGTGCCGTCCGAGCCGCAGGATTGA
- a CDS encoding ATP-binding protein: MNELGPSADTMPPHVSYDWLQRRIVIAAVAFALALLAVQAFQAWQGYRTARAEAERRATNLVYILSAHMREAVAALDASLVQIAAASQRLGGPSGNTDDWNAVLMGAIAGLPNTGSLSVTDSEGVIRHSTVTNILGQSRQGLYLFQTLRRQANAGMVADRPFKGVSGEMLIPLGRRLEGPADTFQGVAVATLRLQRLREFYRSIDVGPSGLIRILHPDGQVLFREPSSRDPIGEPALEDPVYLAYRAGKANGLLDEESGPNGRPLITAFHALPSPGIVLAVSLDRRAASAEWRNNLAVDGGLLAAELLVLAVATATILQLLRARHAATLRLASRERQLLLAESIAHMGAVTFDVAAEMVRPSPQIAAIFGWPEPVEEFPLQAFLSAVHEADRQPLGQTIRRCAEGGGPYRQEFRITRPDGGVRIIWSEGFRDDGTPTAAAGVVAICQDVTDRRMAERQLAQALKMEGVGQLTGGVAHDFNNLLTVIIGNLDMLAEWPGADARARETAEIALRAADRGADLVRSLLAFSRKQPLQPRLVNLNEIVLETDHLLRRTLGEQVELETSPERKIWLTMVDPAQLQAALVNLAVNARDAMTQGGKLTIETGNVVLDEHYARQNADARPGAYVLLAVSDTGSGIPAAMLDRVFEPFFTTKETGKGTGLGLSMVYGFIKQSNGHIKIYSEVGHGTTVKLYLPRSEATALVEAPATAVERDSPGNETVLVVEDDAMVRDFVVQQLRQLGYRTRLAENGREALAALDDGARIDLLLTDVILSGALTGKQVADTAQRQRPDLKVLFMSGYTENAIVHHGRLDPGVLLLSKPFRATDLARMVRRAIAGNQPSDA; the protein is encoded by the coding sequence ATGAACGAACTCGGCCCTTCCGCCGACACGATGCCTCCGCACGTATCTTACGACTGGCTGCAGCGACGGATCGTCATCGCAGCGGTGGCGTTCGCGCTTGCCCTTCTCGCCGTGCAAGCCTTCCAAGCCTGGCAAGGCTATCGCACGGCTAGGGCCGAGGCAGAACGGCGCGCGACCAACCTGGTCTACATTCTGAGCGCCCACATGCGGGAGGCGGTGGCTGCACTCGATGCCTCGCTGGTGCAAATCGCAGCCGCAAGCCAACGGCTGGGCGGTCCGTCCGGAAATACCGATGACTGGAATGCCGTGCTGATGGGTGCGATCGCCGGCCTGCCAAACACGGGATCGCTCAGCGTCACCGATAGCGAAGGTGTTATCCGGCATTCGACGGTCACAAACATCCTGGGTCAGTCGCGGCAGGGTCTCTATTTGTTTCAGACTCTGCGACGCCAGGCGAATGCCGGCATGGTGGCGGACCGACCCTTCAAGGGCGTGTCCGGCGAGATGCTGATTCCACTCGGGCGACGGCTGGAAGGCCCGGCTGACACGTTCCAGGGCGTCGCGGTCGCCACCTTGCGCTTGCAGCGCTTACGCGAATTCTACCGCTCGATCGACGTCGGTCCCAGCGGGCTGATCCGCATCCTGCATCCTGACGGGCAGGTTCTGTTCCGCGAGCCATCGTCACGCGATCCGATCGGCGAACCCGCGCTGGAAGACCCGGTCTACCTGGCTTACCGGGCCGGCAAGGCCAATGGCCTGCTGGACGAGGAGTCCGGCCCCAATGGGCGTCCGCTCATCACCGCCTTCCATGCCCTGCCGTCGCCCGGGATCGTGCTTGCGGTTTCTCTCGATCGCAGGGCGGCGTCCGCGGAATGGCGCAACAACCTCGCCGTCGATGGCGGCCTCCTCGCCGCGGAGCTTCTGGTTCTCGCGGTCGCGACCGCGACGATCCTGCAGTTGTTGCGAGCGCGCCACGCCGCGACATTGCGGCTGGCAAGCCGCGAGCGGCAGTTGCTGCTGGCGGAGTCGATCGCCCACATGGGCGCCGTCACCTTCGACGTCGCGGCCGAAATGGTCCGGCCGTCGCCGCAGATCGCCGCCATTTTCGGCTGGCCGGAGCCCGTCGAGGAATTTCCGCTGCAGGCGTTCCTTAGCGCCGTGCACGAAGCGGACCGGCAGCCCCTCGGCCAAACCATCAGGCGCTGTGCCGAAGGTGGCGGGCCCTATCGCCAGGAATTTCGCATCACGCGCCCCGATGGCGGCGTGCGCATCATCTGGTCCGAAGGATTCCGGGACGACGGCACGCCGACCGCCGCGGCCGGCGTCGTCGCCATCTGCCAGGACGTGACCGATCGGCGGATGGCGGAACGCCAACTGGCCCAGGCGCTGAAGATGGAAGGGGTCGGCCAGCTCACCGGCGGCGTCGCCCATGACTTCAACAACCTCCTGACCGTGATCATCGGCAATCTGGACATGCTGGCCGAATGGCCCGGCGCGGACGCGCGCGCCCGCGAAACGGCCGAGATCGCGCTACGGGCTGCCGATCGCGGCGCCGATCTCGTGCGCAGCCTGCTGGCCTTCTCGCGAAAGCAGCCGCTGCAACCGCGCCTGGTCAATCTGAACGAGATCGTCCTGGAAACCGACCATCTGCTGCGGCGAACCCTCGGAGAACAGGTCGAGCTGGAAACCAGCCCGGAACGCAAGATCTGGCTGACCATGGTCGATCCTGCGCAATTGCAGGCCGCCCTGGTCAACCTGGCAGTGAACGCACGCGATGCCATGACGCAAGGCGGCAAGCTGACGATCGAGACCGGCAACGTCGTGCTGGACGAGCACTACGCGCGGCAGAACGCGGATGCCAGGCCCGGCGCCTATGTCCTGCTGGCCGTCAGCGATACCGGCTCCGGCATTCCTGCCGCCATGCTGGACCGCGTGTTCGAACCGTTCTTTACGACCAAGGAAACCGGCAAAGGAACCGGGCTCGGACTCAGCATGGTCTACGGCTTCATCAAGCAGTCGAATGGTCACATCAAGATCTACAGCGAAGTCGGGCACGGCACGACCGTGAAGCTCTATCTGCCGCGAAGCGAGGCCACCGCGCTCGTGGAGGCTCCTGCGACGGCGGTCGAACGGGACTCGCCAGGCAACGAGACCGTGCTGGTGGTCGAGGACGACGCGATGGTGCGCGATTTCGTCGTGCAGCAGTTGCGGCAGCTTGGTTACCGGACGCGACTGGCCGAGAATGGCAGGGAAGCCCTGGCGGCTCTGGACGATGGCGCCAGGATCGACCTGCTGCTGACCGACGTGATTTTGTCGGGTGCGCTGACGGGCAAGCAGGTCGCCGACACAGCGCAGCGACAGCGACCGGACCTCAAGGTGCTGTTCATGTCCGGCTATACCGAGAATGCGATCGTGCATCACGGCCGGCTTGACCCGGGCGTCCTGTTGCTATCGAAGCCGTTCCGCGCCACCGACCTCGCACGGATGGTTCGCAGGGCGATTGCAGGCAACCAGCCCAGTGACGCCTGA